The Salvelinus sp. IW2-2015 linkage group LG15, ASM291031v2, whole genome shotgun sequence genome includes a region encoding these proteins:
- the LOC111973930 gene encoding G-protein coupled receptor-associated protein LMBRD2B: MSGGALGIEIVLVFFLPLFLLHRYGHFRKQHPLVLFGTLLSWYLCFLIVFILPLDVSTTIYNQCKIDNEKPRALTSSDSSNQTSNSSVFPTSTPKVCHKPWSYIPDGILPVFWRVVYWTSQCLTWLLLPFMQSYARSGGFSILGKIKTALIENAIYYGTYLIIFCSLLIYVAVHPQWQLTWQGLQTISIAAANTWGLFLLVLLLGYGLVEIPCLYWNSSRHGYLLAKTYFKVARLATEKSDAEENMDDAMEEVANVNESIGYGHPLRNSVDTILRKCPMEIQEKMVRLNTEDSGDESTQRTYPSKRSLVKLHKQVIYAGQRHSQTQVQWAILLEEAFHLEDVCKNETSASHQFVHSFLSSQPPGWLSKYLYTPTIEWYWECVLRQWCYRLLALLLSLLSVAVVWSECTFFSTHPVLSLFAVFIQLAERDYNYLYIEMACFVTILFLCVCVYSTVFRIRVFNYYYLVPHHQTDAYSLLFSGMLFCRLTPPLCLNFLGLIHMDASISHQQRVETAYTTVSHTRGAAQMAPYSIYTALQTQNAVTTATVKMIXXXFFC, translated from the exons ATGAGCGGTGGAGCCCTGGGTATCGAGATTGTGCTGGTCTTCTTCCTGCCACTATTTCTCTTGCATCGCTATGGACACTTCCGCAAGCAACACCCACTGGTGCTTTTCGGGACCCTCCTGTCCTGGTATCTCTGCTTCCTCATCGTCTTCatccttcccctggatgtcagcacG ACCATATATAACCAGTGTAAGATTGACAACGAGAAACCCAGGGCTCTGACCAGTTCAGACTCCTCTAATCAGACATCCAACTCCTCTGTCTTCCCTACAAG CACACCTAAAGTATGTCACAAGCCATGGAGCTATATTCCTGATGGAATCCTGCCAGTGTTCTGGCGGGTGGTCTACTGGACCTCTCAGTGTCTGACCTG GCTGTTGCTCCCCTTCATGCAGTCCTATGCACGCTCTGGGGGCTTTTCTATCCTCGGCAAGATTAAGACGGCCCTTATCGAGAACGCCATCTACTATGGCACCTACCTGATCATCTTTTGCTCCTTGCTTATCTACGTGGCTGTCCATCCCCAGTGGCAGCTAACCTG gcagggcctgcaaaccattagcATCGCAGCAGCAAACACCTGGGGGCTTTTCCTCTTGGTGTTGTTGCTAGGTTACGGCCTGGTGGAGATCCCGTGCTTGTACTGGAACTCCTCTCGCCACGGTTACCTGTTGGCCAAGACCTACTTCAAGGTGGCCAGGCTGGCGACGGAAAAGTCAGACGCCGAGGAAAACATGGATGACGCCATGGAG GAGGTGGCAAATGTCAACGAATCAATTGGGTACGGTCACCCCCTAAGGAACAGCGTCGACACTATTTTGAGAAAG TGTCCCATGGAAATCCAGGAGAAAATGGTGAGGCTGAACACGGAGGACAGTGGGGATGAAAGCACACAGAGGACCTATCCTTCCAAAAGGAGCCTAGTGAAGCTTCATAAGCAA gtGATCTATGCTGGCCAGAGACACAGTCAAACCCAGGTCCAGTGGGCGATCCTTCTGGAAGAGGCCTTCCATTTAGAGGACGTGTGTAAGAATGAGACCAGTGCCTCCCATCAGTTTGTCCATAGTTTCCTCTCCTCCCAGCCACCCGGCTGGCTCAGCAAATACCTGTACACTCCCACCATAG AGTGGTACTGGGAGTGTGTGCTGCGACAGTGGTGCTACCGACTGCTGGCACTACTGCTGTCTCTACTCTCTGTGGCTGTGGTGTGGTCTGAATGCACATTCTTCAGCACACATCCTGTCCTCTCACTCTTCGCCGTCTTCATCCAGTTAGCAGAGAGGGACTACAACTACTTGTACATAGAG ATGGCGTGCTTCGTCACTATtttgttcctgtgtgtttgtgtctactcCACCGTGTTTCGCATCCGAGTCTTCAACTACTACTACCTGGTACCTCACCATCAGACAGACGCCTACAGCCTACTGTTCAGCGGAAT GTTGTTCTGTCGACTGACTCCTCCGCTGTGTCTCAACTTCCTGGGTCTCATCCACATGGACGCCTCCATTTCTCACCAGCAGAGAGTAGAGACAGCATACACCACAGTGAGTCACACTCGGGGTgcagcccaaatggcaccctattcaatatACACTGCCCTACAAACGCAAAACGCAGTAACTACGGCAACAGTCAAAATGATTWTTWTWWTTTTTTTTTGCTAA
- the LOC111973743 gene encoding G-protein coupled receptor-associated protein LMBRD2B, whose product MNITLLGFISXARLSRYRSHHFSLLHLSCVYQIMGSMRLLSFIADGFYIYYPMLIVLLCIATYCSLGTRCLNLLGFPHYISQSDDLTSELVEEGRELIRRERRKRQRSEDGESRKRGWRERYGEQRNVRRNRNDYSELKDNDSPSDNSDTAQLTWRESGDHTGLLQDVDTISLDPSDSPTQRY is encoded by the exons ATGAACATCACCCTACTGGGATTTATTTCATYAGCTAGACTTTCTAGGTATCGGAGCCACCATTTTTCTCTACTCCATCTTTCTTGTGTCTACCAGATCATGGGCTCTAtgcgtctcctctccttcatagcAGATGGTTTCTACATCTATTACCCCATGCTCATAGTCCTCCTCTGCATCGCCACCTACTGCAG CCTGGGTACCCGCTGTCTCAACCTCCTGGGGTTCCCACACTATATTAGTCAGAGCGATGACTTgacctctgagctggtggaagaggGCAGAGAGCTTATCAGAAGAG AAAGAAGAAAACGACAGAGAAGCGAGGATGGGGAGAGTCGGAAACGA GGATGGAGAGAGCGCTATGGAGAACAGCGAAATGTGAGGAGGAACAGAAATGATTATTCCGAGTTAAAGGACAACGACTCTCCCTCAGACAACAGTGACA CTGCCCAGTTGAcctggagagagagcggggatCACACTGGGCTACTTCAGGACGTGGACACCATAAGCCTAGATCCTAGTGATTCTCCAACCCAGAGGTACTAG